In Suricata suricatta isolate VVHF042 chromosome X, meerkat_22Aug2017_6uvM2_HiC, whole genome shotgun sequence, the DNA window TTCTCACGTCGGACCGACTCCGCTGACAGGTGTGGTCCTCTTCCCGAAGACAGGGTACTTTTGGTGGCCGTTGCGCTGCCTCCGAGACTTCCCCGGACATGCAGGCTTCCTCTTCCTTTTGGGTCCCGGCCCATTTCTGCTGCCTGCTTATAGCTCACCGGCTGGGGCGGGCCGATGCAGGGGCCAGGTTACCTTGGTGGCGAGCGGGACTGTTTCCGCCTCTCCCGCCGCCGCTGAGTCTGACCACACCCCTGTTTCGTGGGTGACTCTTCTAGTTCCGAGACATTTTCTGTTCATCAAACTTGACTGCATTGGAGGTTAAGTTCTTTTAAAAGGCCTCAAATATAGTTCGCGGCAGCTACGAATCTTACTTCATGTGCCTCACTTTGCAAAAACGACTAATGTCTACCTGACTTCAAACCATTTCTGTGACTTGGGGTATGGATGAGCCATCCTGTCATGTTCGAGGAACGGCGTGGAGGCCGCCATAGCTGGAGTagagtgagggaagggagaaCACTTGGAGAGGAAGCAGTGAGGCACCAGATAGTTCAGGGCTTTGGAGGCTGTTTCAGGGACCTTGGCTTTTACACGGAGAACAATGAGGAACTGTAGTAGGGAACAGAGAAGACGAGGGATATGATCAGAATTCCCTGTTAGGCCACTCTGGCCCCTGTGGGGAGAACAAATGATAGGGGACAAGGGGTAGAAGAGGGTGGCCTTTTAGGGGGTTATCGCAGTAATCCAGATGAGAGCTGGTGGTGCTTTGaagcattttattatgaaaaatttcgaAGATgtacaaaagcagaaagaatagtAGAGTAAATCCCATGTAGTTACCTCCCAGCTTTGACAGTTGTCAACTCATGGCTCCTTTTGTttaggcttttttatttttacgtttattaatttttgagagacagtgacagaatacaagtgggggagagttcgagagaggaagagatatggagtcggaagcaggctccaggctccgagctgtcagcacagaacctgatgtggggcacgaactcacaatctgtgagatcataacctgagccgaggtccGGCGGgcgctcatctgactgagcccccccccccggcgccccATGGCTACTTTTGTTTAATTCATACTTCTCACACGCATTTCTCATCATCGTTATTTTCAATAATGGCTTTATTGAGACAATTTTAGTATAtcgagttgtgcaaccatcaccactctcattccagaacattttcatgacTCCAGAAAACCCCTGCACCTTGTTAGCTATCCCCTTCATCACCCCATATCTCCTAGCTCTTAAGCATCTAGCCATCTTTCTTtccctatggatttgcctgttctggacatttcccataaatggaatcacacgatatgtggtcttttgtgagtTGCTTCCCTTAGTGTAATGTTTGCAAGACTTGTCCAGTTTTTGGCATGTGAATTGTTTActcatcagttgacagacatttgggtcattttcactctttggctattgtgagtaaacCTGCTGTGAGCATTTGCGTGTGTACACGTATTTCCGTTTCTCCTGGGGAGATAGATACCTAGAATTCCAGACACTGTATTATTTTGCCTGTAAGTCTTTCAGCATGCATCTctaagaaaggattaaaaaacagacacaatACCACTGTCACACCTAAAATAGTGACCATTAATTGCTTGGTGTCATCACACAGATTGTGGGATACATTTTAACAGGGTTTCCTGATGCGTTAGATGTGAGCCGTGAGCCACAGGTGTCCAGAGGGACTCCGAGGTTTCTGTCCTGCGAGCTGGAGGACGGGTTTGCCATCGGCTGACAGTAAGGAGGGCTGTGGGGGGAACTGGCTTTTGGGGACCATCGTGGGTACAGTTTAACAGAGGTTAGTCTTGAGAGCACTACTAGATACCTGCGTGGAGATGTTGGGTTTGGGCGTCGTCAGCAAGAGCGTGGGGTTGGAGCTGAGAGGCTGAGTGAACCCTATCCTGAGGTGACTGAAGTTAGAGAAGAGGCCCTGGAACAGGGCATCACGGCGGGACAGTGAAAGAGTCTGAGCTGGAGCAGCCAGTGAGGTAGGAGGAGAACCAGGAGGGCGGGCTTTTCTGAAAGCTGAGGGAAGGACCAGCGGCTCATCAGGTCCTGCAGGTGCACGGCTCAGCGGGGCGTCCTGGGGAGCAGTAGCAGTGTAATAGTTGATTCGGTGTCAAAGCCATCCTCTCTTGGCACACGCCTGCTCCTGGAAACTTGTACTGGGATTGGCTTCCTCCTCCAGGTGGTCCATCTCCTTGGGCAGAACTTATCAGGGCTCTAGGCTGGTGCTGCCCCACGTGGCCGACTCGTCTGGCCCACGGGACAGTGTGCGCAGCTCAGCCTGCTCCCGCCTTCAGATTCCTCAGTGCGCGGCAGACACCGATGTCTCCTTCTAGCCCTCAGCCCCAGGGAACACTCATGAGGGCCTGAGCAGTGTCCTTGAACCCCCCTCCCCTTACTCCATGGCCTAACTAGCCAGAGCTGCTGTGAGAGATGGCCACGAGGCAAGTGGTTAGGACAACAGGCATTTGTTGTCTCCCAGCTCTGGAGGCCACTGCTGTGGAATTGGGGTCTGTGGGGCCACACTCCCTCTGCAAGCTCCAGGGGACGATCCTTCTTACCTCTTCCAGGCATTCCTTGGCTCGTGGCCACATCACTCTGCCTTTGTGGTGGTGTGGCCTTTTCTATGTCCatgtctctccttttctgtctcttataaggacatttgtCATTGGATTTAAGGCCACTCTAATCCAGGACGATCTTATCTCAAGATCCTTCACTTACTTACATCTACAGAAAGccccttttccaaataaagtcagaaCATGGACGTATCTTGCTATGTTCCACTATCACTCAACCCACTCTGCTAGGTAAGGGGCCAACACCCTTCACTCCTGCTCGGAGGTGTGTGCAGTGCAGGATTCACCGCACACTGACACCTCCCTACAAAAATGATCCTCTCCCTAATTTCCACTctccggggaggggcagagagggagagactcccaggcaggctccatgctgttagtggtctcgaactcctgaaccttgagatcatgacctgaggtgaaaccaagagtctgacgctcaactgatccacccagacacccctaaattctaaatttcagcttacagcctggagatAGGTGCTACACAGCTATCAGCTGAACCACGGCCTTTCAAATCCCATGTGTGGGTCTGCACCGCCCTTTGGAATGAAAGTATGTGCCCCGTCTTAGACTGAAAAGCCCCTTGTGGCGTCCTGTTACACTTGATAAAGCGCCGGGCGCGCCGCCGAGAGTGTGGAACTCCTGCACGGACCTCACTCCCTCTTGTGACACCTCTGCTGCCTTGCTCTTCCAGACCCTCACTTGTTGGATGAACAGGCCCCCCTGGAAGAGTCAGCTGTGTGAGATGGTGCAGCCCAGCGGCGGCCCGGCAGGGGACCAGGACGTGCTGGGTGAAGAGCTTTCTCTGGGGAAGCCGGCTATGCCCCACCTACCTTCTGAGCAGGGCACTCCTGAGACCTTCCAACGCTGTCTGGAGGAGAATCAAGAGCTTCGAGGTGAGGAGGATAGCAGGTGTGCGGAGTAACGTGTCAGAGGTGCCCGCCCCGTTGGTGGGGGAGGCTTAGTCCCCTCACCTGTGCCTCTGCCTTTactgggtctggggtggggggacacctgAGCAGCTAGTGATTCAGACTCGGCCCCCCTCCCTTTTTGTTTCAGGTGGGAATTCCCTGGAAACGGACTCAGGTATAGATTAACGTGCAGAACGTTTATTTAGAGTGCACATACATAGGACTAATcctggggaagaaaagggaaggacagagaagaaacGGGTGGGCACGAGGAGAAGCTGGACAGCGGTGCAGGTTGACCCTACTGGGAGCTCTGGAGCAGGAGCCACCGTTCCGAGTTGTCCCAAGTTGGGCCAACGTGGCCAAACTTTTCTGTCTGATCCTGATCCATCATGAAGCACGGGCTACCCTGGGAATGGCCTGGGAATGGCCGAGCGGCTCCCAGGAAGGGGGCGTGACCTGCTTTCGGAAGGGGGCGTGGCCTGTCCTGGGAAGGGGCGTGGACTGATCTGGGAACGAGGCGTGGCTTGCCCCGGGGAAGGGGGCATGGGCTACCGTGGGAAGGGCCTGCGTGCTGCTTTGGGAAAGGGGATTTGGGGATTTCTGGTCCCGCTGGTGCGGGGTGTTACCCCAGGCTGTTCCTGTCTTCATCACCGCCCTCACCTGCTCACCTGCCATGTCCTCACTtacacggggcgggggggggcggcagCTTCTCCAggtcccagggcctggcactttgCTTCTCAGGCAGGGTGGCCGCCCTTGGGTGGGGCGCATTTCTGCCCGCCTGTGTGACAGCAcctgctcccctccttcccccgccACCTGTAATTGCGCTTAGACGTTGCAGAGGGGCCGAGGGGCCGTCCTGCTGTGATCAGGTTTCTGCAGCATCCCTGGCGTCGACCCCTGGATGCCACTAGCACTCCACCAGTTATCACAGCAAACATTGTCCCTAATGTTGTCGAATGCCTTGCTGTGTTGGGGTCACATAGAGCGGGCAGCCAGGTTGGGCATGGGGAGACAGCTCATCTGCCACAGCTACGCGTGGCCTCTGCTGGTTCCCAGGAGGGTGCTCTGGCAAGAGGAAGTTGGGGGTGAGTCTGTCAGGCTGGCTGTAGAGGGATTATGGCACTAGTAGCCCCCCACCCACGGAACTCGGGCTTTAGTAGCAGGTAGAGACCTTGAAGCTACACGGCCTCCTTCTCTGCACCTGACCTGCGGTTGTTCAGGACGTTGGCTGCACATGGCGCCACCTCTGCACGTTCCCATTAAGTGGGTGCTCTGTGTCAGGTCCTGGGTCCAACCCCCAGGGCCCTGAAGGTATCTGCTCCCCAAAGATGCCCGTGATTGTATCTAAGGATGAGGGGGCAGGGTGAGGACACAGACTTCCCTTGGAATGTTGGGGGGGAAATGTCCTGGAAGAAGTTGCATTTACGTGTCTTGTCTGGGAGGGGCggatgcagagagaggaacagagaagtggatgccagaggctgggggcaaTGGGAAAGGGATTGCCAGTCAGTACAGGTTCTTTTTGGGAGGGcctggaaatgttctggaactagctAGAGGTGATGGGTGCATAGCTTTGTGAATACATGGAAGCTACTAATGACTGTATACTTTAAGATaattaggggcgcttgggtggctcagtcggttaagcgtctgacttcggcccaggtcatgatctcacggttcgtaggtttgagccccgcgtcaggctctgtgctgacagctaactcagagcctggagcctgcttcagattctctgtgtccctgtctctgtgaccctcccctgctcgcactctctctgtccctcaaaaataaataaaaagcattaaaaaataaaaaccaaaaagataaaGCAGTTAAAATGATGAAATTGATGTTATATGAATTTCACCTCAGTAGAAAAAGAAGTTGCATATGAGTTGAGCCTTAGGTGGGGAACCGAGCAGGATTGCAATGGGTGCAGGTTGGTGAATGAGGCTGGAGGCTCCGTAGGGTAGTCatgtggggacaggagagggcaCGAGGTGGCTCTGGAGCCGGGCTCAGAACGTTCCATCAGGAGGCACTAGTTAGCTGGCCAAAGGTTTTCAGCAGAGGTTGACGGGAAGCTATTGCCTGTTCCTATCTTATACGGTTCTGTACTTGATAGAACCTTCACATGTCACTGATCAGTTTTGTCACCCCTTGGTGGTCTTCTTCTGCCTGGGGTGTCCGTGGATGTGTGGCTCTCCTTTCCACAGTCTCCGCTGACTGCCTGGCCTTTGCACACGCTCATCCTTTGGACGGTCAGAGGGGGGCTGGCTGTTTCCTGCGTGTTTATTGTGCCCTGGGCGCTTCAGGTTTTTGTTTGACATCCGCCCCCCCATCCTGTGCGGTGGGTGTGGTTATCCGTGTCGAACATGCACATGAGGACGGCAAGGCTCAGGGAGGCCACCCGCAGGCCTGGCCCCCTTCTGGGCTGCAGCCACAGTGGCCCGGGCAGTTTCCCCCGGCGGCCTTCCCGGAGTCCGAGGGCAAGACCGTGACTGAGCACTGCAGGGCAGGCATGCCTCTGACCTGGCCACCATACAGATGGGCAGGTACAAATGAGCTCGGGTCACCTACAAATACCGTGGCATTTGgcacgtgttttttttttttcttttacagtttattgtcaagttggtttctgtgtaacacccagtgctccttcccacaagtgccctcatccatgcccatcacctcccttctcccctccccctcccccatcagccctatgtttgttctcagtattcaagagtctctcatggtttttggCACACACTTTCGATTGAAGTTGATGTGTTTAGTGTCTTTTTGGAGAAATTGAGATGCTTGTCATCAGTGTCATTGATTCTGAAAGTGTGACGCGAAATAAAAGGAACCATTTCAAAGGCATCTCTGTGCAAGAGGCCGCATGTGGGGCGGGTGCCATGACGGGCCGTCCGCCTGGTCTCACGGCTCCGCTGTCTCCTCTGCCACCAGATGCCATCCGGCAGAGCAATCAGATGCTTCGGGAGCGCTGCGAGGAGCTGCAGCGTTTCCGAGGCagccagaggaaggagaaggagttCCTCGCGCAGAGAttccaggaggccaggaggctggTGGAGAGACTGAGCCTGGAGAAGCTCGACctgaggaggcagaaggagcaggCCCTGCAGGAGGTGGAACATCTGAAGAGATGCCAGAAGgtagcgggggaggggggctccccaGGGGTCTGTGACACCAGCCACCTGTGGTCTGCAAACCACAGGGACGCCAGCGTTCCCAGGgggcgtttttttttttcttttaaaagctcgATGCCTCCCCAGGCGGGCCCGGAACGCAGCAGGGCCGTCGTACTCGCGGTTTGGCTGACACGGCTAACGACAGTGAGAGGATCCAGGCTGGAATCAGCGAGGACAAAAGGGGCGTAGGGCAGGGTCCGGGAGACACCGGCAGTGAGCTTCCAGGTCCCTGGCCGGCGGGGTCGTGGGGCCGTGTGGTCCTGCGGTGACCCGTGACGTCGCgcgtggggcggggggtgggacaCCGCCGGGGAAGCTTCCCTGAGCGCTGGTGTCGGGGGACTTTAGTGGGGGTCAGTCCTGTGGGCCCGGGGCTTCCACACGGCCGACCTCGAAtcctcagtctctgcctcccaGATGTGAAGCcgggcccccccgccccctcccccccaggaatTATTACACTCCTGGCGTAGTCGCCCGGCAGGGCCCTCAGGGAAGTGTGCCAGGTTCCTGGGGCTGCCGTGACAAGGGTCACAAACTGTGTGGttctaagaaacagaaatgtaCAGCCTcccagtcctggaggccagaagtgcaAGAGCAAGGTCTGGGCGGGACTGGTGTCTTCTGTGGCCTGTAGACACATCGCTCCACCTCTGTCGCCGTggtcccctccccttctcccggTGTCCGTGTGTCTCTCCTCCAGAGAGACATACAGCTGGACAGTTTCAGCACTGAGAACAGGTCGTGTTGGTAATTACTGACGGCAGGGGGATGAGTTGAACTCCATCATGATTTGTAGAGGTGACTGGTGACCTAGAgcgagggggtggagggggagtgAGCCGGGGCTCGAGTGAAAATTCACAAACGCGTGAGGCTCGCCGGCAGTTACAGACGTTAGCACTGtgccctgcacagagcctggcattcTGAGGCCCTGTCCTTCGCGACGAGCCCATTTCCAAGGTATGGTTCTTGAGTCCTTGAGAAAGACTGTCCTGGGCTGTGGGAGGTACGTAGGCATTTCAACAGGACTGAGAAAGGATTCACAATTGGAGGCCTCTTAGGAAATGCTCCCAGCGAGCAGAGGTGGGGGTCTAGAGCTGCCGGAGGCCGACATAGGCCATCTTGGGGCCATGCTAAGCTTTCCTAGGGGGTGTGCCGTCGCGGGGCCGGGCCCCTCAGGGTCGTGGCCCTTGGCTGTTAGGAGTCGTGTTAAAGTTTGTTCAGGGCTCTGAGTGCAGAGCTTCGGATGGAGTCAAAGTCATTTTGTGCTGATTTCTTTTGTAGTTCTCAGCAGTCCTTGgatctcctcccccacctcctccagtaCGGCTTCATCATAACCTGATTGCATCTGCAAATCAGGTCCTATTCATAGGTCCTGGGGGTCAGGACCTATCGGGGGCCACCATTCAGCCCATTACAGCCTCAAACAGATGTGCTCCGTGCTGTCTGCTCAGGGCCTTCGGGGCCTCCGTCCATGTGGCCCCGGGAGTCCCCGCCCACCTGCCCCGGCTCCCGTGATGGGGTACCAGTGTCTCGGCAGGGCCAGGACCCACCTAGCCCTGTCCGTCAGCCGACGAGTCTGGCAGCTTTGACAAGCTCATGTACATTGAACAAAACCTGGCACAACCTGAGTGTCCCTCACTGGAGAAGCCAATAGAATAATACGATGGAACTTTTTAACGggtttattgagataaaattcacatgttgTAAAAGTCACCCTTTTAGAGTATAGATTCTAGTGATATATTTAGTGAACCTGTGCAGTGGCAGAACTCTCTACTTCCACAATAGTTTGCTCCTCTCCCCAGCGCCTGGCCCCTCCAGGCGGCCCTCTGTCCAGGGATGGCCTGTGCTGGGTATTGCGTGCCCCTCACCTCTGGTCGCCTCCACTCAGCACAGTGGTTTTTCCAGGCCCATCCACGTTGTAGCATGGACGAGCGTGTCATTCCCTTTCATGGCTGAGTAACCTCCTGGCATCCGCAAATACCACGCTTTGTTTTTccatcagttcatggacatttggctCATTTCCACTCTAGCTGTTGTGAGTCATGCtgctgtgtatttcttttttactttaagttttatttctttaagtgatttctgcacccagtgtggggctccaattcacaaactctgactgagccagccaggtgcccccatggcgCTGCCATGGACGTTGGGCTGTGCACATGTGTTTTCATTATCGGGTAGATACCTAGCGGCTTCCCCAGTAGtttgaagcaaattccagacactgtatgatttcacctGTAAGTATTGCAGTGCACATCTGTGAGAGGCGGCTTAGAAAAGACAGAACCGCAGGACCGCTGGCCTCCCCGAAGCAGTCCATGTTAATTGCTCGTCATCACACAGATTGTGGGACACATTTTAACAGGGTTTCCTGATGCGTTAGATGTGAACCGTGAGCCACAGGTGTCCAGAGGGACTCCGAGGTTTCTGTCCTGCGAGCTGGAGGACAGGTTTGCCATCGGCTGACAGTAAGGAGGGCTGTGGGGGGAACTGGCTTTTGGGGACCATCATGGGTACGGTTTAACAGAGGTTAGTCTTGAGAGCACTACTAGATATCCAAGTGAAGACATGGATGTGACAGACCCGGTGGTGGGTGCATTTGTATTGTTCAGTGGGGAGACCTTCACTGAGGTGCTTTCTAGTAAGGACGAAAACACAGTGAGGGGCTGAGCCATGTGGCTTTCTGGGGAAAGCATGTTTTGGGGgggcatgtgcaaaggtcctgaggcaggggcACGCCTGTCGTTTTCAGGGAATATCAAACAGGCAAACATGGCTGAGGCTGCTTGGAAGTGGCTGAGGCGTGGGTGGGAAGGTCATGGTTCGGGCTGGTTTTGTGGGCTTCCTGGGGTCAATGGAAGGATTTGGGCTTTGACTTGAGTGTGACAGGGACTGTGGGGGCTGCTGTGCTAATGTGAGACATTATGTGGTTTTGTGTAGATTGTAGAGGGTAGGGggtattatgggttgaattgtgtccccccaaaacaGATGTCCCCATCCTAAACTCTTTGCCTCAGAATgtgatttggaaatagggtttttgCAGAAGTAAtaaagtgggtggctcagtcgggtaagtgtctgactgatttcactttaggtcatgatctctccatttgtgGGNNNNNNNNNNNNNNNNNNNNNNNNNNNNNNNNNNNNNNNNNNNNNNNNNNNNNNNNNNNNNNNNNNNNNNNNNNNNNNNNNNNNNNNNNNNNNNNNNNNNNNNNNNNNNNNNNNNNNNNNNNNNNNNNNNNNNNNNNNNNNNNNNNNNNNNNNNNNNNNNNNNNNNNNNNNNNNNNNNNNNNNNNNNNNNNNNNNNNNNNNNNNNNNNNNNNNNNNNNNNNNNNNNNNNNNNNNNNNNNNNNNNNNNNNNNNNNNNNNNNNNNNNNNNNNNNNNNNNNNNNNNNNNNNNNNNNNNNNNNNNNNNNNNNNNNNNNNNNNNNNNNNNNNNNNNNNNNNNNNNNNNNNNNNNNNNNNNNNNNNNNNNNNNNNNNNNNNNNNNNNNNNNNNNNNNNNNNNNNNNNNNNNNNNNNNNNNNNNNNNNNNNNNNNNNNNNNNNNNNNNNNNNNNNNNNNNNNNNNNNNNNNNNNNNNNNNNNNNNNNNNNNNNNNNNNNNNNNNNNNTGATAACAATAAATGCAATTTATGATctcaagaaataaaggagaattaGAAAGCTGGAAAGTTAGGGAGGTGTCTGGTAAAGGGGCCTGAGCATAACTCAAGCCCCGCTTTGGCTAAGTTGCTCGGCTCAGCCTCCCAGGCCAGCCCTGT includes these proteins:
- the IKBKG gene encoding NF-kappa-B essential modulator isoform X2 — encoded protein: MSPDHGLGPPDHPLHIGIVPILARTPIKSMALAVQVGRPRPREVRGSLQGSQQAPSAQTLTCWMNRPPWKSQLCEMVQPSGGPAGDQDVLGEELSLGKPAMPHLPSEQGTPETFQRCLEENQELRDAIRQSNQMLRERCEELQRFRGSQRKEKEFLAQRFQEARRLVERLSLEKLDLRRQKEQALQEVEHLKRCQKAGPERSRAVVLAVWLTRLTTVRGSRLESARTKGA
- the IKBKG gene encoding NF-kappa-B essential modulator isoform X1, with amino-acid sequence MSPDHGLGPPDHPLHIGIVPILARTPIKSMALAVQVGRPRPREVRGSLQGSQQAPSAQTLTCWMNRPPWKSQLCEMVQPSGGPAGDQDVLGEELSLGKPAMPHLPSEQGTPETFQRCLEENQELRDAIRQSNQMLRERCEELQRFRGSQRKEKEFLAQRFQEARRLVERLSLEKLDLRRQKEQALQEVEHLKRCQKLDASPGGPGTQQGRRTRGLADTANDSERIQAGISEDKRGVGQGPGDTGSELPGPWPAGSWGRVVLR
- the IKBKG gene encoding NF-kappa-B essential modulator isoform X3 — its product is MNRPPWKSQLCEMVQPSGGPAGDQDVLGEELSLGKPAMPHLPSEQGTPETFQRCLEENQELRDAIRQSNQMLRERCEELQRFRGSQRKEKEFLAQRFQEARRLVERLSLEKLDLRRQKEQALQEVEHLKRCQKLDASPGGPGTQQGRRTRGLADTANDSERIQAGISEDKRGVGQGPGDTGSELPGPWPAGSWGRVVLR